A single region of the Erythrobacter sp. genome encodes:
- a CDS encoding alkyl sulfatase dimerization domain-containing protein, with the protein MTVRILAILMAGAAFTAPLGAQEGSKPASPATIAAQREAAAALPRDGTRDAEFAARGFLATRADPVIRDARGQPVWNLDAYAFVEGDPPATVHPSLWRHMRYLKRHGLFEVADGIWQVRGFDLSNMTVIRGETGWIVIDPLTTKEVAEAALELVNETLGERPVVAVIYSHSHADHFGGVRGVASAEDVAEGRVAVIAPEHFMEEAASENVLAGGAMQRRAAYQFGAGLGPSDTGQMGSGIGMAVSRGTITLIAPTDTIRTTGETRVVDGVPLEFQIVSGSEAPSELNVYIAPQRTFLAAEIATCTMHNILTPRGAKVRDTRAWARFLDEAATQYAPKSDIVISSHCWPQFGREAGTDWLTAQRDNYRYLHDQTVRRMNRGATMDEIAEEVTLPPQLAEEWSAHGYYGTYSHNSKAIYQYYLGWYDAVPANLHPHPPVDRARRMVEALGGAGRVTALARAAMAEGDYRWSSDLLQQLVFAEPGNAAAKRLLADSYEQQGYQSESAIWRNQFLVAANELRNGHADNFRTQSNDLIAAVPTGLLLDSAATRYDPAKMAEKGVAVRFDLTDRQESALLEANRSVMIARMGDEETVPDVVVTGPRQLVLGLLFLKLPLAQMKAAGLSTEGDEGALEALLGALDPMPDGFDIVTP; encoded by the coding sequence ATGACAGTTCGCATCCTCGCAATTCTAATGGCCGGTGCCGCTTTTACCGCTCCGCTCGGCGCGCAGGAGGGGTCAAAGCCGGCTTCCCCAGCGACCATTGCTGCGCAGCGCGAGGCAGCAGCGGCTCTCCCCCGGGATGGCACGCGGGATGCCGAATTCGCTGCGCGCGGTTTCCTTGCCACCCGCGCCGACCCGGTGATCCGCGACGCGCGCGGCCAGCCGGTCTGGAACCTCGATGCCTATGCTTTCGTCGAGGGCGACCCGCCCGCCACCGTCCACCCGAGCCTATGGCGGCATATGCGCTATCTCAAGCGGCACGGCCTGTTCGAAGTCGCCGACGGCATCTGGCAGGTGCGCGGCTTCGACCTTTCGAACATGACCGTGATCCGCGGTGAAACGGGCTGGATCGTGATCGACCCGCTGACGACGAAGGAAGTCGCCGAAGCCGCGCTCGAGCTTGTCAACGAAACGCTCGGCGAGCGCCCGGTCGTCGCGGTGATCTACAGCCACAGCCATGCCGACCATTTCGGCGGAGTGCGCGGCGTCGCCAGCGCCGAGGACGTAGCGGAAGGCCGGGTCGCGGTGATCGCGCCCGAGCATTTCATGGAAGAGGCGGCTTCCGAAAACGTCCTCGCCGGAGGTGCGATGCAGCGCCGCGCGGCCTACCAGTTCGGCGCGGGGCTTGGCCCGAGCGACACCGGCCAGATGGGCAGCGGGATCGGCATGGCGGTCTCGCGCGGAACGATCACCCTGATCGCGCCGACCGACACCATCCGCACGACCGGAGAGACGCGCGTCGTCGATGGCGTTCCGCTCGAATTCCAGATCGTCTCGGGCAGCGAGGCCCCGTCCGAGCTCAATGTCTACATCGCCCCGCAGCGCACCTTCCTCGCCGCCGAGATCGCGACCTGCACGATGCACAACATTCTCACCCCGCGCGGGGCGAAGGTGCGCGATACGCGGGCCTGGGCGCGATTCCTCGACGAGGCGGCGACGCAATATGCGCCGAAAAGCGACATCGTCATTTCGAGCCATTGCTGGCCGCAATTCGGCCGCGAGGCGGGCACGGACTGGCTGACCGCACAGCGCGACAATTACCGTTATCTCCACGATCAGACCGTGCGCCGGATGAACCGCGGCGCGACCATGGATGAAATCGCAGAGGAGGTGACGCTGCCGCCCCAGCTGGCCGAAGAATGGTCGGCCCACGGCTATTACGGGACCTACAGCCACAATTCCAAGGCGATCTACCAGTATTACCTCGGCTGGTACGACGCGGTCCCTGCAAACCTCCACCCGCACCCGCCGGTCGATCGCGCGCGCCGCATGGTCGAGGCGCTGGGCGGCGCCGGGCGCGTCACCGCGCTAGCCCGCGCGGCCATGGCCGAGGGCGATTATCGCTGGTCCTCCGACCTTCTCCAGCAGCTCGTCTTCGCCGAGCCGGGCAACGCGGCGGCGAAACGCCTGCTCGCCGACAGCTACGAACAGCAGGGCTATCAGTCGGAAAGCGCGATCTGGCGCAACCAGTTCCTCGTCGCGGCGAACGAATTGAGGAACGGGCACGCCGACAATTTCCGCACCCAGAGCAACGACCTCATCGCGGCCGTACCGACCGGGCTGCTGCTCGATTCGGCGGCAACGCGCTATGATCCGGCGAAAATGGCGGAGAAAGGCGTGGCGGTGCGTTTCGACCTCACGGACCGGCAGGAAAGCGCGCTCCTCGAGGCCAATCGCAGCGTCATGATCGCGCGCATGGGAGACGAGGAGACCGTGCCCGACGTCGTCGTTACCGGGCCGCGCCAGCTCGTGCTGGGCCTGCTTTTCCTCAAGCTTCCGCTGGCGCAGATGAAGGCGGCGGGCCTTTCGACCGAAGGCGACGAGGGCGCGTTGGAGGCGCTGCTTGGCGCGCTCGATCCGATGCCGGACGGCTTCGACATCGTCACGCCCTGA
- a CDS encoding lysozyme, translating to MTGFDRRSCPPRSFIETLRAIIGSTSRPAGDKDLDEVPVPDIDLAPVPERTPAPAPASVAVASVPRVARRAPVHRIGPEGIALIKRFEGCARLRPDGLVEAYPDPCSGGDPWTIGWGSTGAEIGPGTVWTQAECDARFEADLARYAAEVAAAIGDAPTTQAQFDALVSFHYNTGAIARATLTRRHRACDHAGAAREFPRWNKAAGRVVRGLVRRRAAEAALYLS from the coding sequence ATGACCGGTTTCGACCGCCGTTCCTGCCCCCCCCGTTCCTTTATCGAAACCCTGCGCGCGATAATCGGGAGCACGTCCCGACCGGCGGGGGATAAAGACCTTGATGAGGTTCCGGTCCCCGATATCGACCTAGCCCCCGTTCCCGAGCGCACGCCCGCGCCCGCGCCCGCGTCGGTGGCCGTGGCGAGCGTCCCGCGAGTCGCGCGCCGCGCGCCCGTTCACCGGATCGGGCCGGAGGGCATCGCCCTCATCAAGCGTTTCGAAGGCTGCGCGCGGCTGCGCCCCGACGGGTTGGTCGAGGCTTATCCCGACCCCTGCAGCGGCGGGGATCCCTGGACGATCGGCTGGGGCTCTACGGGCGCAGAGATCGGACCGGGCACGGTCTGGACGCAGGCCGAATGCGACGCGCGCTTCGAGGCCGATCTCGCGCGATACGCCGCCGAGGTCGCCGCGGCGATCGGCGACGCACCGACGACGCAGGCGCAGTTCGATGCGCTGGTGAGCTTCCATTACAACACCGGCGCGATCGCCCGTGCGACCCTGACCCGCAGGCATCGCGCCTGCGACCACGCGGGCGCGGCGCGCGAATTTCCCCGCTGGAACAAGGCCGCCGGGCGGGTGGTCAGGGGTCTGGTGAGGAGGCGCGCAGCCGAAGCGGCGCTATACCTGTCCTAG
- a CDS encoding arginyltransferase: MTAPIRFPRFFVTSPAPCPYLPGRQERKVFTELKGAHADQLNEALGRIGFRRSQTVAYRPSCLDCQACVSVRVVAGEFRPSNTQKRDIKRNSDLIATECRPWATDEQFELLARYLGERHPDGGMSQMDELDYADMVEHTPVTTNVVEYREPDADGNPGALVGACLTDRQGDGLSMIYSFYDPKHPTRAGLGNYIILDHIRRAAEQGLPYVYLGYWVDGSPRMQYKVRYRPLERLTREGWQVMDAEEQNRLIAKAIAQRKAGDKDVAAGRGKDGQPLRFPSSE, from the coding sequence GTGACGGCCCCCATTCGCTTCCCCCGCTTTTTCGTGACCAGCCCCGCGCCGTGCCCCTATCTTCCTGGCCGGCAGGAGCGCAAGGTGTTCACGGAGCTTAAGGGCGCGCACGCGGATCAGCTGAACGAGGCGCTCGGCCGGATAGGCTTTCGCCGTTCGCAGACGGTCGCCTACCGGCCCTCCTGCCTCGATTGCCAGGCCTGCGTTTCGGTCCGCGTGGTGGCGGGCGAATTCCGCCCCTCGAACACGCAGAAGCGGGATATCAAGCGCAATTCCGACCTCATCGCGACCGAATGCCGCCCCTGGGCGACCGACGAGCAATTCGAACTGCTCGCGCGCTATCTGGGCGAAAGGCACCCCGACGGCGGGATGTCGCAGATGGACGAGCTCGACTATGCCGACATGGTCGAACACACGCCCGTCACCACCAACGTGGTCGAATATCGCGAGCCCGATGCTGACGGCAATCCCGGTGCTCTGGTCGGTGCCTGCCTGACCGACCGGCAGGGCGACGGCCTGTCGATGATCTATTCCTTCTACGATCCGAAGCATCCGACCCGCGCGGGGCTCGGCAATTACATCATCCTCGACCACATTCGCCGCGCGGCCGAACAGGGCCTGCCCTATGTCTATCTCGGCTATTGGGTCGATGGGTCGCCGCGGATGCAGTACAAGGTGCGCTATCGCCCGCTCGAACGGCTGACCCGCGAAGGCTGGCAGGTGATGGACGCGGAGGAGCAGAACCGCCTGATCGCCAAGGCGATCGCTCAGCGCAAGGCGGGCGACAAGGATGTTGCCGCCGGGCGTGGCAAGGACGGCCAGCCGCTGCGCTTCCCCTCCTCGGAATAG
- a CDS encoding threonine ammonia-lyase: MTAQSIPQQPAHPATPGPEALTIDTVRAAAKAIEGSVVRTPMMHSITLSQITGADIWLKFENLQFTAAYKERGALNALLALSDEQRARGVIAASAGNHSQGLSYHGTRLGVPVTIVMPRTTPTVKVMQTESVGGNVVLHGETYDDAYAHAREIEAERGLTFIHPFDDPLIASGQGTVALEMLAAKPDLDCLVVPIGGGGLISGMATVARAHDPDIEVVGVQSALFPSMFSAIKGEERDCGGDTLAEGIAVKKPGAFTSQVIANRVDDIVLVDEPSLEKAVSLLLQIEKTVVEGAGAAGLAAVMSYPDRFRDKTIGLVLCGGNIDTRLLANVLLRDLARQGRLARLRVTLQDRPGALFKVMRLFDAHNVNIIEIYHQRIFTTLPAKGLITDIECEARDAAQVEQLVKALREEGYSVQPVELN, encoded by the coding sequence ATGACCGCGCAATCCATCCCCCAGCAGCCCGCCCACCCGGCGACGCCCGGGCCCGAGGCTCTCACCATCGACACCGTTCGCGCCGCCGCGAAGGCGATCGAAGGCTCCGTGGTGCGCACGCCGATGATGCATTCGATCACGCTGTCGCAGATCACCGGCGCGGATATCTGGCTGAAATTCGAGAACCTGCAGTTCACCGCCGCCTACAAGGAGCGCGGCGCGCTGAACGCGCTGCTGGCGCTGTCGGACGAACAGCGCGCGCGCGGGGTGATCGCGGCCTCGGCTGGCAATCACTCGCAGGGGCTGTCCTATCACGGCACCCGGCTGGGCGTGCCGGTCACCATCGTCATGCCGCGCACCACGCCGACGGTGAAGGTGATGCAGACCGAAAGCGTCGGCGGCAATGTCGTGCTCCACGGGGAGACCTATGACGATGCCTACGCCCATGCGCGTGAGATCGAGGCGGAGCGCGGGCTTACCTTCATCCATCCCTTCGACGACCCGCTGATCGCCTCGGGGCAGGGGACGGTGGCGCTCGAAATGCTCGCGGCGAAGCCCGATCTCGATTGCCTCGTCGTGCCGATCGGCGGCGGGGGGCTGATCTCGGGCATGGCGACGGTGGCGCGCGCGCACGATCCCGATATCGAGGTCGTCGGCGTGCAGTCGGCGCTGTTCCCGAGTATGTTCTCCGCGATCAAGGGCGAAGAGCGCGATTGCGGCGGCGACACGCTGGCCGAAGGCATCGCGGTCAAGAAGCCGGGCGCCTTCACTTCGCAGGTCATCGCAAACCGTGTCGACGATATCGTGCTGGTGGATGAACCCAGCCTCGAGAAGGCCGTGTCGCTGCTGCTCCAGATCGAAAAGACCGTGGTCGAGGGCGCGGGCGCGGCGGGGCTGGCTGCGGTGATGAGCTATCCCGACCGATTCCGCGACAAGACCATCGGGCTGGTTCTGTGCGGCGGGAATATCGACACGCGCCTGCTCGCCAATGTCCTGCTGCGCGATCTCGCCCGGCAGGGTCGGCTCGCCCGGCTTCGCGTCACCCTGCAGGACCGCCCCGGCGCGCTGTTCAAGGTGATGCGCCTGTTCGACGCGCACAATGTCAACATCATCGAGATCTACCACCAGCGGATTTTCACGACGCTTCCGGCCAAGGGTCTCATCACCGACATCGAATGCGAAGCGCGCGACGCGGCGCAGGTCGAACAGCTGGTGAAGGCGTTGCGGGAAGAGGGCTATTCTGTCCAGCCGGTCGAGCTGAACTGA
- a CDS encoding NAD(P)-dependent oxidoreductase gives MTGTTQLAFIGLGVMGGPMTGHLARAGHRVAAYNRSGERAARWRAAWEEEGLAVAFAETPAEAARGADIVFTCVGNDEDCAAVTLGEDGVLAGLSEGALLVDHTTTSAVMARELGEACAARGIGFVDAPVSGGQAGAENGKLAVMCGGADKDVARARPIMEAYGKAIVHVGPVGAGQTAKMANQMCIAGVLAGLSEAVRLAEAAGLDLDKTYEAISGGAAQSWQMDNRWRTMCADEFDFGFAIDWMRKDLGYALDEAKRLGLSSPVTALVDQFYADVQAAGGNRYDTSALITRLPKGESTR, from the coding sequence ATGACTGGAACAACGCAGCTTGCCTTTATCGGGCTCGGCGTGATGGGCGGTCCGATGACCGGCCACCTCGCCCGCGCCGGCCACCGCGTCGCCGCCTACAACCGCTCGGGCGAGCGCGCCGCCAGATGGCGCGCGGCGTGGGAGGAAGAAGGGCTCGCCGTCGCATTCGCCGAAACCCCTGCCGAGGCCGCGCGCGGGGCCGACATCGTGTTCACCTGCGTCGGCAATGACGAGGACTGCGCCGCCGTCACGCTGGGCGAGGACGGGGTGCTGGCCGGGCTGTCCGAAGGCGCGCTGCTGGTCGATCACACCACGACTTCCGCCGTCATGGCGCGCGAACTGGGCGAAGCCTGCGCTGCACGCGGGATCGGCTTCGTCGACGCGCCGGTGAGCGGCGGCCAGGCCGGCGCGGAGAACGGCAAGCTCGCGGTGATGTGCGGCGGGGCGGACAAGGACGTGGCGCGCGCCCGACCGATTATGGAAGCCTATGGCAAAGCAATCGTCCACGTCGGCCCGGTCGGCGCGGGACAGACCGCCAAGATGGCGAACCAGATGTGCATCGCGGGCGTGCTTGCCGGGCTCTCCGAAGCGGTGCGGCTGGCCGAGGCCGCCGGGCTCGACCTCGACAAGACCTACGAAGCCATTTCCGGCGGCGCGGCGCAGAGCTGGCAGATGGACAATCGCTGGCGGACCATGTGCGCCGACGAATTCGATTTCGGCTTCGCGATCGACTGGATGCGTAAGGATCTCGGCTATGCGCTCGACGAGGCGAAGCGACTGGGCCTTTCCTCGCCCGTGACCGCCCTGGTCGACCAGTTCTATGCCGACGTGCAGGCCGCCGGCGGCAACCGATACGACACCAGCGCACTCATCACGCGCCTTCCCAAGGGTGAATCGACCAGATGA
- a CDS encoding amidohydrolase family protein produces the protein MLRSVFAASAALFAVPAAADTLVYNVDGVTIGEEGEVVRFTGLVFDDEGIVTDLVMRGEERPQVDYAVDGEGQVMLPGMIDAHVHVMDIGFAALTLDLSDTNSLAEALEKVRRFAEENPGRPWILGRGWNQEKWGLGRFPTAAELDAIVPDRPVWLERADNHANWANSLAMERAGITADTPDPEGGRIIRDENGAPSGVFVDNAIPLVGAVVPAPRPEDRDNAFAQAQQVLLGYGVTAVADMGTSVVDWMTYRRAGDSGALRIRIMAYARGVEAMELIGGPGPTPWLYDDKLKLLGVKLYLDGALGSRGANLKEPYADEPDTHGLPLLTPAQLRNLMSRAAMDGFQSAVHAIGDAANEDVLLAIEELSESYTGDRRWRIEHAQIVDPVDLERFGQHGAIASMQPVHQTSDMMMAEARLGEERLEGAYAWRSILEAGGRLAFGSDAPVEPADPFAGIAVAISRTDANGKPFGGWRAEETVTREQALAGFTADAAYAGFAEGRFGRLLPGERADFLLVDRDPLLASPSDIRETRISQVWVGGQLALEK, from the coding sequence ATGCTCCGCTCCGTCTTCGCCGCCTCCGCGGCGCTTTTCGCCGTGCCCGCCGCCGCCGATACGCTTGTCTACAATGTCGACGGCGTGACCATCGGCGAGGAGGGCGAAGTCGTCCGCTTCACCGGCCTCGTGTTCGACGACGAGGGCATCGTCACCGACCTCGTGATGCGCGGCGAGGAGCGCCCGCAGGTCGACTACGCCGTCGACGGCGAGGGCCAGGTGATGCTGCCGGGCATGATCGACGCGCACGTTCACGTCATGGACATCGGCTTCGCCGCGCTCACGCTAGACCTGTCGGACACCAATTCGCTCGCCGAAGCGCTCGAGAAGGTCCGCCGTTTCGCCGAGGAGAACCCGGGCCGCCCGTGGATCCTCGGGCGCGGCTGGAACCAGGAGAAATGGGGCCTCGGGCGGTTTCCCACCGCAGCCGAGCTGGACGCGATCGTGCCCGACCGCCCGGTCTGGCTCGAACGCGCGGACAACCATGCGAACTGGGCCAACAGCCTTGCGATGGAGCGGGCCGGGATCACCGCCGACACGCCCGATCCCGAGGGCGGGCGGATCATCCGCGACGAAAACGGCGCTCCCTCAGGCGTCTTCGTCGACAACGCGATCCCGCTTGTCGGGGCAGTCGTCCCCGCGCCCCGGCCCGAAGACCGCGACAATGCCTTCGCCCAGGCCCAGCAGGTGCTGCTCGGCTACGGCGTAACCGCAGTCGCCGACATGGGGACGAGCGTGGTCGACTGGATGACCTATCGCCGCGCGGGCGACAGCGGAGCCTTGCGTATCCGCATCATGGCCTATGCCCGCGGCGTCGAGGCGATGGAGCTGATCGGCGGACCCGGGCCGACCCCGTGGCTCTATGACGACAAGCTGAAGCTGCTCGGCGTGAAGCTCTATCTCGACGGCGCACTCGGATCGCGCGGGGCGAACTTGAAAGAGCCCTATGCCGACGAGCCCGACACCCACGGCCTTCCCCTGCTCACGCCGGCGCAGCTCAGGAACCTGATGAGCCGTGCCGCGATGGACGGGTTCCAGAGCGCGGTCCACGCGATCGGCGATGCCGCGAACGAGGACGTTCTGCTGGCGATCGAGGAGCTTTCGGAAAGCTACACAGGCGACCGGCGCTGGCGAATCGAACACGCCCAGATCGTCGATCCCGTCGATCTCGAGCGATTCGGCCAGCACGGCGCGATCGCCTCGATGCAGCCGGTCCACCAGACCTCGGACATGATGATGGCCGAAGCCCGGCTGGGCGAGGAGCGGCTCGAGGGCGCCTATGCGTGGCGCAGCATTCTCGAGGCGGGCGGGCGGCTCGCCTTCGGCTCCGACGCGCCGGTGGAGCCCGCCGATCCCTTCGCCGGGATCGCGGTCGCGATCAGCCGTACGGACGCGAACGGCAAGCCTTTCGGCGGCTGGCGCGCGGAGGAGACGGTGACCCGCGAACAGGCGCTTGCCGGTTTCACCGCCGACGCCGCCTATGCAGGCTTTGCCGAGGGCCGTTTCGGACGACTGCTGCCGGGCGAGCGGGCGGATTTCCTGCTGGTCGACCGCGACCCGCTGCTCGCCTCGCCTTCGGACATCCGCGAAACCCGAATCAGTCAGGTCTGGGTCGGCGGCCAGCTCGCACTCGAGAAATAG
- the tatC gene encoding twin-arginine translocase subunit TatC, translating into MPFQIKDIDESRAPLLDHLIELRTRLVRSVIALVVGFCVCLYFADPILGFLVQPLKDAFPKGEGQLIFTELPEVFFVELKVALFAGFMVSFPIIANQLWAFVAPGLYAREKKAFLPFLIATPVLFLGGAALAYYVVMPTAFLFFLGYGGETGGLAVTALPSAGRYLSLVMQFILAFGVTFLLPVLLMLLHRAGIVTRAQLASARRYVIVGVVALAAIVTPPDPGSQVILAVPLLLLFEGSLLLMRLQERTMGRKGTADAGDDAASGGAPVEADRGESRAD; encoded by the coding sequence ATGCCTTTTCAGATCAAGGATATCGACGAAAGCCGCGCCCCGCTGCTCGACCACCTGATCGAGCTGCGCACGCGGCTCGTGCGCTCGGTCATCGCGCTGGTCGTGGGGTTTTGCGTGTGCCTCTATTTCGCCGACCCGATCCTGGGGTTCCTCGTCCAGCCGTTGAAGGACGCCTTTCCCAAGGGGGAGGGGCAATTGATCTTCACCGAGCTTCCCGAAGTCTTCTTCGTCGAGCTCAAGGTCGCGCTGTTCGCGGGTTTCATGGTGAGCTTTCCGATCATCGCCAACCAGCTCTGGGCCTTCGTCGCGCCGGGCCTCTACGCGCGCGAGAAGAAGGCTTTTCTGCCGTTCCTGATCGCCACTCCGGTGCTGTTCCTCGGCGGCGCGGCGCTGGCCTATTACGTGGTGATGCCGACCGCTTTCCTGTTCTTCCTCGGTTATGGGGGCGAAACCGGAGGGCTGGCGGTCACGGCGCTACCGTCGGCAGGGCGCTATCTCAGCCTCGTGATGCAGTTCATCCTCGCTTTCGGGGTGACTTTCCTGCTGCCGGTGCTGCTGATGCTGCTGCACCGCGCCGGGATCGTCACGCGCGCTCAGCTGGCATCGGCGCGACGTTACGTGATCGTAGGGGTGGTCGCGCTCGCTGCGATCGTCACGCCGCCCGATCCGGGGAGCCAGGTGATCCTCGCCGTGCCGCTATTGCTGCTGTTCGAGGGCTCGCTCCTCCTGATGCGGCTGCAGGAGAGGACGATGGGCCGCAAGGGCACGGCGGATGCGGGCGATGATGCCGCGAGCGGCGGAGCGCCTGTCGAAGCGGACCGGGGCGAATCGAGGGCTGACTGA
- the tatB gene encoding Sec-independent protein translocase protein TatB — translation MFDIGAAELLVIIIVAVIVIGPKDMPLAMRTAGRWIGKVRRVSAHFRTGIDAMVREAELEDMEKKWKAQNEEIMRRTAISAEDRAGEPVMTGPPPIDDGRPKGASEHPAHDDPPPPPTPEDIAGSGVPGDGAGGQDASGRAAGE, via the coding sequence ATGTTCGACATTGGCGCTGCAGAACTGCTGGTGATCATCATCGTGGCCGTGATCGTGATCGGTCCGAAGGATATGCCGCTCGCCATGCGCACGGCGGGGCGCTGGATCGGCAAGGTGCGCCGCGTCTCGGCCCATTTCCGCACGGGCATCGATGCCATGGTGCGCGAGGCGGAGCTGGAGGACATGGAAAAGAAGTGGAAGGCGCAGAACGAGGAGATCATGCGCCGCACCGCGATCTCCGCCGAGGACCGCGCGGGCGAGCCGGTGATGACCGGACCGCCGCCGATCGACGACGGCAGGCCGAAGGGCGCGTCCGAACACCCGGCCCACGACGACCCGCCGCCGCCTCCGACACCGGAGGACATCGCCGGGTCGGGCGTGCCGGGAGACGGCGCGGGCGGACAGGACGCCTCCGGGCGAGCGGCGGGCGAATAG
- a CDS encoding twin-arginine translocase TatA/TatE family subunit has protein sequence MGGIGIWQILIIALVVLVLFGRGRISEMMGDFGKGISSFKKGMSEEDSSSDPAKAKRIEAPAHEASPSEAKATEANEKTGS, from the coding sequence ATGGGCGGCATCGGCATCTGGCAAATCCTCATCATCGCGCTGGTCGTCCTCGTCCTGTTCGGACGCGGGCGCATCTCGGAGATGATGGGCGATTTCGGCAAGGGTATTTCGAGCTTCAAGAAGGGCATGAGCGAGGAAGATTCCTCGTCCGACCCGGCCAAGGCGAAGCGCATCGAGGCGCCCGCGCACGAGGCTTCGCCCAGCGAAGCGAAGGCGACCGAGGCTAACGAGAAGACCGGCTCCTGA
- the scpB gene encoding SMC-Scp complex subunit ScpB yields MSEAPGDSPPPDEIERALEATLFAAEEPLTVEKLAAHLGGLENAAVRDGLRALAERYSKRGVHLVERGKRWHFETAPDLAHLLRREQEQVRRLSRAATEVLAIIAYHEPVSRAEIESIRGVQTSAGTLDVLLEAGWIKLAGRREVPGRPVIYATTPEFLDHFGLESRRDLPGLDELRAAGLLDPVDEAFEEAMESLGGGGDGEGEEGDERDEEG; encoded by the coding sequence GTGAGCGAGGCACCGGGCGATTCGCCGCCGCCGGACGAGATCGAGCGCGCGCTCGAGGCGACCCTGTTCGCCGCAGAGGAGCCACTGACGGTCGAAAAGCTCGCCGCCCATCTCGGCGGGCTCGAGAACGCGGCTGTGCGCGACGGGCTGCGGGCGCTGGCCGAACGCTATTCCAAGCGCGGTGTCCACCTCGTCGAGCGCGGCAAGCGCTGGCATTTCGAAACCGCGCCCGACCTTGCCCACCTGCTGCGCCGCGAACAGGAACAGGTCCGCCGCCTCAGCCGCGCGGCGACCGAGGTGCTCGCGATCATCGCCTATCACGAGCCGGTCAGCCGCGCGGAAATCGAATCGATCCGCGGCGTGCAGACCAGCGCGGGAACGCTCGACGTGCTGCTGGAGGCGGGCTGGATCAAGCTCGCCGGGAGGCGCGAAGTGCCGGGACGCCCGGTGATCTACGCCACCACGCCCGAATTCCTCGACCACTTCGGCCTCGAATCGCGCCGCGACCTGCCCGGCCTCGACGAATTGCGCGCCGCCGGCCTGCTCGATCCGGTCGACGAAGCCTTCGAGGAAGCGATGGAATCGCTCGGCGGCGGAGGCGACGGCGAGGGCGAGGAGGGCGACGAGCGGGACGAGGAAGGGTGA
- a CDS encoding ScpA family protein, with translation MTGDQPKLDEAREAAAEASDAGFMLAGEAARAGEPTAEWPEDEAGKQGARAGETPLILELDGWEGPLDLLLDLARRQKVDLRQISILALVDQYLTYIERAGEMRLELAADYLVMAAWLAYLKSALLLPKDEQEDPSPEELALRLQLRLQRLSAMREAAARLMARDRLGRDIFLRGRPEGLRTDRKTVWKSDAYALIQAYGQVKARTAPRIYHVANRPVMTLDSALERVSAMLGVTLEWMEIRDFLPPHAEPALRKSALASSFVAALELAKMGRAELAQEEAFAPLRIRRLKDAAA, from the coding sequence ATGACGGGCGACCAGCCGAAACTGGACGAAGCGCGCGAAGCTGCTGCCGAGGCGAGCGACGCCGGCTTCATGCTCGCGGGCGAAGCCGCGCGCGCAGGCGAGCCGACCGCCGAATGGCCCGAAGACGAAGCCGGAAAACAGGGCGCGCGGGCAGGCGAAACGCCCCTGATCCTCGAACTCGACGGATGGGAAGGTCCGCTCGACCTGCTGCTCGACCTTGCCCGGCGGCAGAAGGTGGACCTGCGCCAGATCTCGATACTCGCGCTGGTCGATCAATACCTCACCTATATCGAGCGCGCGGGCGAGATGCGGCTCGAACTCGCCGCCGATTACCTCGTGATGGCGGCATGGCTGGCCTATCTCAAGTCCGCCCTGCTGCTGCCCAAGGACGAGCAGGAAGATCCAAGCCCCGAGGAGCTCGCGCTGCGACTGCAACTGCGGCTCCAGCGGCTTTCGGCCATGCGCGAAGCGGCGGCGCGGCTGATGGCGCGTGACCGGCTAGGGCGCGACATCTTCCTGCGCGGGCGCCCCGAGGGGCTGCGCACCGACCGCAAGACCGTTTGGAAGAGCGATGCCTATGCGCTGATCCAGGCATACGGGCAGGTCAAGGCGCGCACGGCCCCTCGCATCTACCACGTCGCCAATCGCCCTGTGATGACATTGGACAGCGCTTTGGAGCGGGTTTCGGCGATGCTCGGCGTGACGCTCGAATGGATGGAGATCCGCGACTTCCTGCCGCCCCATGCCGAACCTGCCCTGCGCAAGTCCGCGCTGGCCTCTAGCTTCGTCGCGGCGCTGGAACTGGCGAAGATGGGCCGGGCGGAGCTGGCGCAGGAGGAAGCCTTCGCACCCTTGCGCATCCGCCGCCTGAAGGACGCGGCGGCGTGA